A single window of Nicotiana sylvestris chromosome 3, ASM39365v2, whole genome shotgun sequence DNA harbors:
- the LOC138888420 gene encoding uncharacterized protein produces the protein MQLRFMLSVVYAHNTREERKELWEEIEQQSSTCQQPWLISGDFNYVLNVEDRIGGGGGGGDPVTSTEVVDFHNCVDTCGLIELPQQGQKYTWNDRSDDHRIFSKIDWMFINEVWLNTMHACRATFLPEGISDHCPAKVMLNESNFRRRTAFYYSNVWAQYTLFLAKVREVWDAQIDGCKMYQVVQKLKQLKGKLKELNKQHFSNIVTEAEEDKVSLMQAQTLLQLDPLNAQFQKDEKIKFQKFKKSSSLAEMFLQQKSKATWINLGDDNTKYFFSVIKHRKLQQAITQMKDQYGNWQTEQEAIANIFMDYYTDLLGKKQSDRLKAFTSILNNGQPLSMEQQINLIKPYSKREGHHRGSIDIPQQWKSVKANQHCQYCIDPKGKGY, from the exons ATGCAATTGAGGTTTATGTTATCAGTAGTGTATGCACATAATACTAGAGAGGAGAGGAAGGAGTTATGGGAGGAAATAGAGCAACAAAGCTCAACATGTCAGCAACCTTGGTTAATCTCAGGAGATTTCAATTATGTGTTGAATGTTGAAGATAGaattggtggtggtggtggtggtggggatCCAGTAACTTCGACAGAAGTTGTGGATTTTCATAATTGTGTGGATACATGTGGTCTAATTGAGCTTCCTCAACAAGGACAAAAGTACACTTGGAATGATAGAAGTGATGATCATAGAATTTTCTCTAAAATAGATTGGATGTTTATTAATGAAGTCTGGCTAAATACTATGCATGCATGTAGAGCAACCTTCCTACCTGAAGGCATCAGTGATCATTGCCCAGCTAAAGTGATGTTGAATGAGAGTAACTTTAGAAGAAGGACAGCTTTCTATTATAGCAATGTTTGGGCACAATACACTTTATTTCTTGCTAAGGTTAGGGAAGTATGGGATGCACAAATTGATGGTTGCAAAATGTATCAAGTAGTGCAGAAATTAAAACAGCTAAAAGggaagttgaaagagttgaataAGCAACATTTCAGTAACATAGTGACGGAAGCAGAAGAAGATAAAGTATCACTGATGCAAGCTCAGACACTATTGCAACTTGATCCTTTAAATGCACAATTCCAGAAGGATGAGAAGATTAAATTCCAAAAGTTCAAGAAATCTTCATCCTTAGCAGAGATGTTCCTGCAACAAAAGAGTAAAGCTACTTGGATAAATCTTGGAGATGACAACACTAAGTACTTTTTCTCAGTTATAAAACATAGAAAACTGCAGCAGGCAATCACTCAGATGAAGGATCAATATGGAAACTGGCAGACTGAACAAGAAGCTATTGCTAATATATTTATGGATTATTACACTGATTTACTAGGAAAGAAGCAGTCTGATAGATTGAAAGCTTTCACTAGCATTCTCAACAATGGACAGCCTTTATCAATGGAACAACAAATTAATCTAATTAAGCCTTACTCTAAAAG GGAAGGACATCACAGAGGCAGTATTGACATTCCTCAACAATGGAAGTCTGTTAAGGCAAATCAACACTGCCAATATTGTATTGATCCCAAAGGTAAAGGTTACTGA
- the LOC104219808 gene encoding germin-like protein subfamily T member 2 produces MATMKSQSEFLTRVTFLLIILVVLPFPSHSADPDPLQDFCVGILNSTSTSLNGFPCKPASEVTSDDFFFDGLGKEGNTDNVFGYSVTPGSVHSFPGLNTLGLSMNRVDYAPGGLSSPHIHPRATESGVVIKGKLFVAFVTTDNKFYSKVLTAGQMFVVPRGLVHFQMNVGKGKALTFTAFNSHLPGAIVLPTTLFASTPPIPDDVLTKTFQVEASVIDGIKGKFGA; encoded by the coding sequence ATGGCTACCATGAAGTCTCAGTCGGAGTTTCTTACTCGTGTGACATTCTTGTTGATAATTCTGGTAGTCTTACCTTTTCCTTCTCATTCAGCTGATCCTGATCCACTGCAGGATTTCTGTGTTGGAATTCTGAACAGCACATCAACATCTCTTAACGGCTTTCCTTGCAAACCTGCTTCCGAAGTTACTTCGGATGACTTCTTCTTTGATGGTCTAGGCAAAGAAGGAAACACAGACAATGTATTTGGATACAGCGTGACCCCAGGAAGTGTTCATTCTTTCCCAGGCTTGAACACGCTAGGTCTCTCAATGAATCGAGTTGACTATGCCCCGGGAGGGTTGAGTTCACCCCATATCCACCCTCGTGCAACTGAGTCCGGGGTTGTCATCAAGGGGAAACTCTTTGTTGCGTTCGTGACAACGGACAACAAGTTCTATTCCAAAGTTTTGACTGCAGGGCAGATGTTTGTGGTACCCCGAGGACTAGTGCATTTTCAAATGAATGTTGGTAAGGGGAAGGCATTGACCTTCACAGCTTTTAACAGTCATTTGCCAGGCGCAATCGTCCTTCCAACTACACTATTTGCTTCGACGCCACCCATTCCCGATGATGTGTTGACTAAGACCTTCCAAGTTGAAGCAAGTGTCATTGATGGCATCAAGGGCAAGTTTGGTGCTTAA